Within the Mucilaginibacter sp. CSA2-8R genome, the region TTTATAATTACCGCCTTTTAAATACCGTTACTCCAAGTGGCGGCAGCGTAACACTGATCGAGTTTTCACGACCATGCCATGCAGTACCTTCCGCATTTAAAGGGTGAGGGTTACCTACCCCACTTCCCCAGTATTTCTTTTCGTCAGAATTGAAAACTTCTTGCCACTCGCCAGCTAAAGGCACACCAATACGGTAGTCGTAGCGCACATTAGGTGTCATGTTAAGCGCCACTACCAGCCCGTTGGCTTCGTTGTTACCTTTACGCAGGTAAACAAAGATAGAATCCTCCACGTTACCGCCATCTATCCACTCAAATCCCTCGGCACTAAAACCTTTCTCATATAAAGCAGGCTCGCTGCGATACAAACGGTTAAGAGCTTTAACGGTTTCCTGCATACCTGCATGGCAATCAAACTGCGTTACCCACCAATCTAACGACTTGCTAAAGCTCCACTCGGCGTTCTGGCCAAACTCGGCGCCCATAAACAGTAACTTGGTACCCGGATGGGTAAACATATAACTGTACATTAAACGCAGATTGGCATACCGCTGCCACTCGTCGCCAGGCATTTTGGTAAGCATCGACCCTTTGCCATAAACCACCTCATCATGTGAAAAGGGAAGCATAAAGTTTTCGGTAAAGGCATAAATGAGGCTGAATGTTAATTCTTCGTGATGATATTTACGATAAACAGGGTCTTGTTTAAAATACCCGATGGTATCGTGCATCCAGCCCATCATCCATTTCATGCCAAAGCCAAGTCCGCCGCTGTATACAGGGCGGCTTACGCCGGTAAATGAAGTAGATTCTTCGGCAATGGTTTGCACATCGGGGAAGTTGCCGTAAACGGCCATATTAAATTCTTTCAAAAATTCAATAGCCTCGAGGTTATGGTTACCGCCAAAAATGTTAGGTACCCATTCATCGTGCTTGCGCGAATAATCTAAATAAAGCATCGATGCTACGCCGTCTACTCTTAAACCATCGGCATGGTAACGGTCAAGCCAAAACAATGCATTACTTATCAGGAATGATTTTACTTCATTACGACCGTAATTAAAGATATAAGAAGTCCAGTCGGGATGATAACCCTGGCGAACATCAGCATGCTCGTATAAATGCGTACCGTCAAAATTGTACAGCGCGTGCGCATCTCCCGGAAAGTGCGAAGGAACCCAATCCAGTATCACCCCGATGCCTTCCTGGTGAAAGCGTTCAATTAACTGCATTAATTGCTGTGGTGTACCATACCTGGAGGTGGCCGCATAGTAACCTGTTACCTGGTAACCCCAACTTGGATAATAAGGATGTTCCATAATGGGCATAAACTCCACGTGGGTAAATCCCATATCCTTTACATAGGGCACCAGTTTGTCGGCGATCTGGTTGTAAGTATAAAAGGCATCCGGGCTTTCGTTGTCACGTGCCCACGAGCCCAAATGCACCTCGTAAACCGAATAAGGTTTATCTAATGCATTGTGTTGATAACGGTTGGCCATCCAGTCGCCATCGCTCCACTCGTAGTAAGTGTCGGCTACTATTGATGCTGTTTGAGGCGGCTCTTCCCAACGCAGGGCATAGGGATCGCCTTTTTCAAGATCTTCGCCTTGCGATGAATTAAGAAAATATTTATAAACCTCGCCGTTACCTATGTTCGGAATAAAACCCTCCCATATGCCCGAAGCATCCCAGCGATGGTTAAGCGGATGTGCCGCCCGGTTCCAGCCATTAAAATTACCAATTACCGAAACATACTGTGCATTGGGCGCCCAAACGGCAAAATAGGTACCAATAACGCCTCTATGCTCCACTACGTGCGAGCCCAGTTTTTCGTATAATTTATAATGTTTGCCGCCTTTAAACAGGTCGATGTCAAACTCGGTAAAACGGCTGTAAGCTTCTACCGGATTAAGTGTTATGGTTAATGGTGCCGGGGACGCAGCAGTTTCTGGTATAACAGGCAAATCAGCTTTTACTGTTTTACCTTTCTTCTTTTTGGCAATCTCAGTTATAAGTTCGGTAACAGAAATTTCGGCCGGGAGTTCGGCATCGGCTTTACTTTTACGCTTAGCAGCTTTGGCTACCTTTACCGGCTCCGATTCAGGAAATGTTTCCTTTTCAGCCCATCCCCTTTTCTTGCCCGAAGAGGCGCTTTTGGCTTTCACCGGCTTAGATTTGGGAAATATCTCTGTGTTTTCTGCCGATGAATTCGCTGTAGTTTCTGGTGTTGTTTCGGTTTCAGCACTGCCGGGCAGTGATACAGGCTTTGTTTTTTTGGGTTGCTTTGCCATAGTTAGAGTGTCTTAAGCAAGACATTGGATTCTGTGTAAATGCAGCAAAAACAGGTAAAAGTATCTGACGCTGTAATTTAATCCCCAACACTGCAACTAACTACTTGTTTTGCCTGTTGCAATAGTAATCATTTTTGCAGCAGTAACAAGCCTGAACGGTAAACAATTACCCTTTCAATTAATTTAGCCCGACTTTTAAAACCAACAACTTTATGCCCGGGCAGCATTAAGTAAGCACACAAAGATGTCTACAAATAATACTTTTCGCCGTTGCTTTTAATACGTCCGACATCCATTAATTGCCGTATCACGGTAAGCCTGTCGTTACTTTTGCCGCGGGTTAGCGCCCCCACTAATTGCTCCAAGCTAAGCGGTGCAGCGCTAATTGCTTCCATAATTTCATCAGCAATTTGCTGATGTAACTCGCCGGCATTTTGCTCGCGCTGTTCGCGCAGGCAAACGTCACACACGCCGCATTTGGATGCATTGGGCTCGTTAAAATAAGCTAACAATTGTATGCTCCGGCAGCGGTTATTATTTACGTAGGCCAGTATCGCATCCATTTTTTTACGGTAAACAGCTTTACGCGTATCCAGATACTGGCGGTCTATCCATAAATTAGCCGATGTTTGGCGTGGCTTTAAATAAGTAACCTGCGGCTTGTCAGTTTGCGGCTGATAGCTTAATGCACCATAATCATTGAGCTGCTGCATGGCTTCGCGCACTTGTTGCACGCTAAGGTTGGTACGCCGTGCTATGTCAAACTCGCGGATACGCACGTAATTATCAAACGCCCCGCCATAAGAACGCAGCAAAGTTTTAATAAATGGATCCCAAGCCGGGTTTTGAATTTGAAAGTTATATAATTGCTCATGTGCAATTTCGAACTGGAAACGGGAAGGCAAAAATACGCTTTCGTTAAAGGCCAAATACTCAGCCTGCTCTAAAAACTTAAGTGCGTTTAATGATTTCAGCGCATCAAGTTTAAAACGGCCGCAAAAGTCGGCCAGGTCTAATTCAAAGCTCAAACCCTCGCCTGCACCATAAGCCAATTGATAATAGTTAGCCAGGTAATGGTATACCTGCTTTATTTCATCCACCGAAGGAAAGCTGATCTCAAACTTACGTTCCTGCTTTAACCGGTCGGCCTCGCTGTATAACAACACGGCATAAGCTTTTTGCTCGTCGCGGCCACCACGACCGGCTTCCTGGTAGTAGGCCTCCAGGCTTTCGGGTAAATCTTTATGTATAACAAAGCGCACATCGGGTTTATCAATCCCCATCCCGAAAGCATTAGTAGCGATAATAATGCGGATATGATTATTTTTCCATTGCTCCTGTTTGACATTGCGTGTATCACCATCTAAACCCGCATGGTAGTAATCGGCAGCTACGGCGTTGTCATTAAAAAATTTAGATAGCTCTACCGTTTCTTTACGGCTGCGCACGTAAACAATGCCACTACCCTTTACGCTACGGGCCACCTCGAGCATACGCCGTAGTTTGTTTTCGTCGTGCTGTACACGGTAGCTAATATTTTTACGCTCAAAACTTTGCTGGAAAATGTTACGGGCCCTAAAAGCTAATTTATCCTGAATATCATCTCTTACTTCGGCAGTGGCGGTGGCAGTTAGCGCTAAAATAGGAACCTTGGGATGTAAAGCACGCAAATCTGACAGATGTAGATACGGGGGCCTGAAATCATAGCCCCATTGCGATATACAATGTGCTTCGTCGACCGCAAACAGGTTAACTTTCATGTATTTGATCCGCTCGCGCACTAAATCGCTCAATAAACGTTCGGGCGAGATGTACAAAAATTTCACCTGCCCATAAATGCAGTTATCCAGCGCTATTTCTACCTCGCGCCGGTTCATGCCCGACACAATAGCCATAGCATCAATGCCCTTCGCTTTCAAGTTATCTACTTGGTCTTTCATGAGTGCAATCAGCGGAGAGATTACTAAACATATACCATCCATAGCCATGGCAGGTACCTGATAGCAAACCGACTTACCACCGCCGGTTGGCAGTAGCGCCAAGGTATCCCGCCCTTGCATTACCGACTCGATAATCGGTTGCTGTAACGGACGGAAGGCATTATGTTTCCAGTAATGCTGTAATATCTGGTGTATATTCATGCTCACTATACAATGATAGGAGTTTTACAGGTTGTCGAAAGAAGTTTAGCCGGATAAAGCTCCAAAGACACACAATTGCAAATGCATAATCATCTTAATAAGCTTTTAAAGAGCATAGCCCAAAAAGTGCCAGCGTAAACTCAAAAACAACGAAGCCATACTGATTTATCATCAGCATGGCTTTTAATAGAATATTACTCTTACAACATTCTGCTCTGAGTCATTCTTTCGCACTTATCTCATCGTATCAGCTATATACCTCGGGCTCATAAGCGAATTCAGCTTTTAACCTTCATGTATTTTTACGTTGGCATAGCATCTACGGTTGCATTTTTTTTGCAAAATACTAATCGGAATTGCTACCTGACAACGATTAAAATTTCGCATAAATACAATTGCATTAACTTCTAATTTAAAATCAATCTTTTAAAACTATTGGTAGTATTTTTCCTTTTAAGTGTTCACACAACATTTAACTACAAAACATCTACTCCCGCATGTACACTTTAGGAATCAACGCTGCTTTTCACGACTCGGCAGCCTGTATCATTAAAGATGGCCAACTTTTGGCCGCCACCGAAGAAGAACGCTTTACCCATATAAAACACGGCAAACGCCCGGTGCCCTTTAGCACATGGGAACTACCTTTTCATGCTATAGACTACTGCTTGAAAATAGCTGGTATTCATATTAACGATGTTGATCACATCGCTTATTCATTTGATCCTTATCAACTCATTAATGAGCAGTTTAAAGGCAAAGGCACTATCGATATTCCTTTTGAACCTTCCGTTGATCCAATTAATCAGGATTGGCTGAATGTTTGGGATCCGCTGTTTTTGTCATCTATTATTAATGCGGTTGGGCAATTGAACGATGGCTGGCCACACCACTTACAGCAACGCTTTATTGGCGCTAACGTACCGCGCGAAAAGTGGCATTTTGTAGATCATCATGTGGCTCATGCTGCCAGCGCTTTCAATTGTTCTCCATTTGAGCGTGCAGCAGTGATGACGGTTGATGGTCGTGGCGAACAGGCTACGACTACTTACAGTGTAGGCAACGGACACGATTTAAAGCGCATCGGTCAGGTAAACTTTCCTAACTCGTTGGGTTTGTTGTATGAAGAAATAACAACGCATCTGGGCTTTTTGCATTCATCAGATGAGTACAAAGTTATGGCTTTGGCCAGTTATGGTAAGCCAGAGTTTGTAAAAGATTTTCGTGAAATTATTAAAGTTGCGCCTAACGGGCAGTATACTATTGAAAACAAAAACTTTGTGGAACGCTTTGGCCCAAAACGTCTGCGCCATGAAGAATTTACGGCACATCACTTCAACATAGCTCACTCTTTGCAATTGGTGTTAGAAGAAACGCTTTTAGAATTAACAGATTGGTTAAAAAAAGAAACCGGCGAGCAGAACCTTTGTATGGCCGGTGGTGTAGCCTTAAATTGTGTAGCCAATGCCCGCATACGTGATAAAGGTGCATTTCAAAATATTTGGGTACAACCGGCATCAGGCGATGACGGTACGGCCTTAGGTGCGGCCTTATGGGTTGATGCTCAGCAACGCAAAGCGACTACGCGCGACTTTGTGATGGAACACTGCTATTGGGGTCCTGAGTATACCGACGCAGAAATTGAAAGATGGCTGAAGCTTTGGAAAGTGCCTTACCGTAAACTAAACAATATTGCTGAGGAAACTGCCGATATACTGATGCAGGATAAAATTATTGGCTGGTACCAAGGCCGCATGGAGTTTGGGCCGCGGGCGTTGGGTAGCCGTTCTATATTAGCATCGCCAATTAGTCCGGCTATGCAGCAACGGTTAAATGAAGTAAAAGACCGCGAAGACTTTCGCCCGGTAGCGCCGGTTGTACTGGAAGAAGAAGCAGGCAACTGGTTTGAAAATGCGAGCTACTCGCCTTTTATGTTATTCATCTATGATGTAAAACCCGAGAAAGCCGACCAGATTCCGGCCGTGCGCCATACTGATGGCACTGCACGTATACAAACAGTTAACGAGCGTCAGCATAAAAATTATTATGATCTGTTAAAGGCGTTTCAGCGCAAAACAGGTGTGCCGGTACTGGTCAACACCTCTTTTAATACGTTGGGCAAACCCATTGTATGTACACCGCGCGATGCCGTAGAGTGTTTTTGGTCTTCACCTTTTGACGCCTTGATTATTGGTTCATTTGTGATTGAAAAATAATGCTCCGCATTTCTGTTGTTATACCTACTTACCGGCGCCCCGATTTACTTTTTAAATGCATCGGGGCGCTGCGTGAGCAGACATTGCCATTGGCCCATTTTGAAATTATTGTAGTAAGCGATGGCCCCGACCCGATAACGTCTGAAGCCCTGCATACCTGGACAGACAAACCGGCTAACCTTAGGTATTTACCCCTACCCCAAAAAGCAGGCCCGGCAGCTGCCCGAAATTATGGCTGGCAGCAGGCGCAGGCCGAGCTGATTGCCTTTACTGATGACGACACATTGCCCACACCCAATTGGCTGACAGGTTACCTGGAAGCCTGGAAAGAGGAAACGTTAGCAGCATTTACCGGTAAAGTAATTGTACCCTTACCGCCCTACCCTACCGATTTTGCACAAAACACCGCTGGTCTGGAAACCGCCGACTTTGTAACGGCTAACTGCGCATGCACTAAACAAGCCCTTGTGCTAATTGATGGTTTTGATGAGCGCTTTACCATGGCCTGGCGCGAAGACAGTGATTTGCATTTTAAAATACTTGGGGCAAACATACCTTTGAGTAAAGTAGAAAAGGCAGCAGTTATACACCCGGTTCGCGAAGCGCGTTGGGGGGTGAGCATTGGCGAACAAAAAAAGACCTTATTTAATGCTTTACTTTTTAAAAAGCACCGTGCTTTATACCAGCAACAAATACATGCAAAGCCTCCGTTTACTTATTATTTAACGGTTTTGAGTTTGATGGTCGCCTTATTGGGTTTGCTATCTATGCATACCATCACTGCTTTGATTGCTTTGGCCGTATGGTTGGTACTGGTTTTACAATTTAGCCTAAAACGTTTGGCCAACACCTCACACTCATCATCCCACATTTACGAAATGTTGTATACATCCGCTATCATTCCGTTTGTCTCCATATACTGGCATTTTTATGGTTTGATCAAGTACAGGGTGTGGTTTGTTTAGCCTTATTGCTTGATGATTTGCAAAGGACTCATGTGCCTCATTCGGTAACAGTTCATAGCTGTAGCGCCCAACTGGTTTATAAGCCTGTAATTGGCAATAGCGCCAACAGCGGCACCTATTACCGGTAACAACTGCGCCATTTTAGCCAGGTCAATATAATCGCGATATTCTTGCTGAAATATGCGCCAGTCAAACTCAGCCACATCATTTGGTAAGGAGCCGCTGTAACCCTGCCATTCGGCTACCAGCTGATAAATTTCATTACGCCGTTGCTGGCTGGAGAAAGCCAGTTGAAATATGTAGAGGATATACAAACGCTCTTTATAATCTTTAACGTTGTGGCCATACAACGCCGCAATCTCAAACAAGAGTTTTAACTTGATGCTTAACAACAACGGAAAGTCGGCCAGGCCCAATAAAAAGCCACCGGCACCGGTGATGGCACCTTCAACAGTAGCTGTCTTTTGATAGTTCTCAATCTTCTGCCTAACCAGCACCTCGCGCATTTGTAACAACATATCCTGCGCAGGCACGTCGCCGGTAGTATACTTGGCGCCGAACAACACAGCCTTAATCATCTTTTCTATAGCTACGGTTATAGCCTGATGAACTTTTTCGGGAATATATTCATTAATTTTACTCTGCACCGTTTTAGACAACTTGTCGGTGAGAGAAGGCTTCTTTTGCATACGGTGCTGCCAAAACTGCAACTCGATATGCGCTTGCTGTTCATAGATAGTCATGATGCTGCAATTAAGCATTTATTTTGCTTAACCTTAAAGCTTATACCGGCAGCAGCTCAACATTATTCGTCAGTAAAGGGCAGATAACGAAACAAAGTTGTAGGTAATTGTATGTCGCTTTGTTTCTAATTTAAAATGCAGATCAAACATTGAAATCAATTAGTTTGTCCTTATAAAAGCCTCCAACATTTTGCTCAAACTTACAAAGCAACGGCAAAGCATAGACAATAACCAAACGTATGACAAGCACCACAACAACAGACATCGTTTATTTTACAGTAAGTAAAGTAATGAATGTTGTCGGTATAGGTTATATCATCACTGGTCATACTGCAAATGGCGCCGTGAAACCCGGCGCTATAATCTGGTTAGACAACGAATCTTTTTTTGTGATTGACGCAGTTGAACAAATTGAATATGCCGAAAATTCGAAAGTAGAAACGGCACTCATCTTGGAGGTTATAAAATATGATGAGGTAAAGCTATTATTTGCCATACATCCAGGTCAAATTTTAGCCATTAAAACCCTTCTATAGTTCACCTATCCAAACGGTAAAAAAGTAAAGCTATCATTTAACCTTGGAGCTTAAGGCACACCGTGTAAGCTGATTAAACCTATTCTGAAAACAGCGAAAGCCCGGCGACATCATGTCGCCGGGCTTTCGCTGTTTTGTTCGTAAAGCTCAAATTATCTTAAATCGACAACCTCTACTCCGGGATGAGCCTTTACATTGTAGGTAAACACATCTGCACCAATGGCGGAGTTAGGCGTCAGGCTGTTGATGGTATACAAGTAACGACTACCATTTTTATCAAACATTTGCGCACTGTAAATCTGCTTTTTGGCAGCGTCAATGAGTAGCTTTACCTTAAAAATATTTTGCTTGGCATCAACCGGGGTAAGCTCAATGGCCTGGTAACTTTTGCCGCCCTGCTTTTGCAAACCGGTGTAAATGTATTTATAGCCTTTTTCGTAAATGGTAAAAACTTGTGCCGGGTTAAGACCCTCTGTATTATTCTTCACGTCATTCACCTGCACTTCCTTTTCGCGGGGCAGATAAGTCCATAATGTTTTACCATCGCTGGTAATTTCTTGTGCAACGGCTGTTTTAGCCGTGTTACCATACACTGTTAGTTTGTACTTATTAGTTTTAGCCTGGGTATACAAAGTGCCCGATTGTGTCTGATTGACTTTATCCTGAGGGCTTTGTATATTAATAGTAAAGTCGCTTTTAACGGTATTATAAGAACGGTATTTCTGACTTACGCCATTTAAAATGCTTTTAGCTTGGGCATCTTGCTGAGCAAAAGCAGCCGAAGCAGGCATCGCAATCAATATTAAATAAGCAAATATCTTTTTCATAGGGGTATGTTCTGTTGTTCGGCCCGGCTACAGCCAGGCCCAGTTATTTGTTACAATTGATGGTTAGAACAACAGAAGCAGTGCTAAGTTTAACCGCGTGCAGATTTTTGTATCTCTTCCAGGTGACGCTCCAGGCTGTACTCGTCCGGATATAACACCTCACGGGCTTTACTGCCTTCAAACGGACCAACAATACCGGCCGCTTCTAACTGGTCAATGATACGGCCAGCACGGTTGTAACCTAATTTAAGTTTACGTTGAACCAGAGAAGTGGAGCCCTGCTGATGCAAAACAATTAAACGGGCGGCATCCTCAAACATCGGATCGCGGTCATTGGGGTCAAACTCTTTCGGACTGTTAGCTTCACCTTCGCCTACATACTCGGGCAGCATAAAGGCACTTGGATAGCCGCGCTGGTTACCAATGAAATCTGAAATTTTTTCAACTTCAGGTGTATCTACGAATGCACATTGCAAACGAATTAAGTCACTTCCGGTTGAAAGCAGCATATCACCTCTACCAATCAGCTGGTCGGCGCCGCCTGCATCCAAAATAGTGCGCGAATCTATTTTAGATTGCACCCTGAATGCTAAACGCGCCGGGAAGTTGGCCTTGATAGTACCCGTAATAATATTTACTGACGGGCGCTGCGTTGCAATAACTAAGTGAATACCCACTGCACGTGCCAGCTGCGCCAAACGGGCTATGGGCATTTCTACTTCCTTACCGGCAGTCATCATCAGATCGGCAAACTCATCCACTACCAGTACAATAAAAGGCATAAACTTATGGCCGTTTTCAGGATTCAGTTTACGATTGATGAATTTTGCGTTATACTCTTTTAAATTGCGAACCTGCGCATCCTTCAGCAAGTCATAACGCTGATCCATCTCAATACACAATGAATTCAGCGTGTTAATCACCTTCTTGGTATCGGTGATAACAGCATCGGCCTCATCGGGCAACTTAGCCAAAAAGTGGCGTTCAATTTTTCTGAATAAGGTAAGTTCAACCTTTTTGGGGTCAACCATTACAAATTTCAACTCTGAAGGATGGCGTTTGTAAAGCAGAGAAACCAATATGGCGTTAATACCTACCGATTTACCTTGCCCGGTAGAACCTGCTACCAGCAAGTGAGGCATTTTGGCTAAATCAGCTATAAATACCTCGTTAGAGATAGTTTTACCTAATGCAATAGGCAAATCCATAGTGGTATTTTGAAACTTCTCTGTAGCCAAAACAGAGCGCATAGAAACCATTTCAGGGTGCTGATTAGGAACCTCT harbors:
- a CDS encoding ATP-dependent DNA helicase RecQ, coding for MNIHQILQHYWKHNAFRPLQQPIIESVMQGRDTLALLPTGGGKSVCYQVPAMAMDGICLVISPLIALMKDQVDNLKAKGIDAMAIVSGMNRREVEIALDNCIYGQVKFLYISPERLLSDLVRERIKYMKVNLFAVDEAHCISQWGYDFRPPYLHLSDLRALHPKVPILALTATATAEVRDDIQDKLAFRARNIFQQSFERKNISYRVQHDENKLRRMLEVARSVKGSGIVYVRSRKETVELSKFFNDNAVAADYYHAGLDGDTRNVKQEQWKNNHIRIIIATNAFGMGIDKPDVRFVIHKDLPESLEAYYQEAGRGGRDEQKAYAVLLYSEADRLKQERKFEISFPSVDEIKQVYHYLANYYQLAYGAGEGLSFELDLADFCGRFKLDALKSLNALKFLEQAEYLAFNESVFLPSRFQFEIAHEQLYNFQIQNPAWDPFIKTLLRSYGGAFDNYVRIREFDIARRTNLSVQQVREAMQQLNDYGALSYQPQTDKPQVTYLKPRQTSANLWIDRQYLDTRKAVYRKKMDAILAYVNNNRCRSIQLLAYFNEPNASKCGVCDVCLREQREQNAGELHQQIADEIMEAISAAPLSLEQLVGALTRGKSNDRLTVIRQLMDVGRIKSNGEKYYL
- a CDS encoding glycosyltransferase; translation: MLRISVVIPTYRRPDLLFKCIGALREQTLPLAHFEIIVVSDGPDPITSEALHTWTDKPANLRYLPLPQKAGPAAARNYGWQQAQAELIAFTDDDTLPTPNWLTGYLEAWKEETLAAFTGKVIVPLPPYPTDFAQNTAGLETADFVTANCACTKQALVLIDGFDERFTMAWREDSDLHFKILGANIPLSKVEKAAVIHPVREARWGVSIGEQKKTLFNALLFKKHRALYQQQIHAKPPFTYYLTVLSLMVALLGLLSMHTITALIALAVWLVLVLQFSLKRLANTSHSSSHIYEMLYTSAIIPFVSIYWHFYGLIKYRVWFV
- a CDS encoding carbamoyltransferase C-terminal domain-containing protein yields the protein MYTLGINAAFHDSAACIIKDGQLLAATEEERFTHIKHGKRPVPFSTWELPFHAIDYCLKIAGIHINDVDHIAYSFDPYQLINEQFKGKGTIDIPFEPSVDPINQDWLNVWDPLFLSSIINAVGQLNDGWPHHLQQRFIGANVPREKWHFVDHHVAHAASAFNCSPFERAAVMTVDGRGEQATTTYSVGNGHDLKRIGQVNFPNSLGLLYEEITTHLGFLHSSDEYKVMALASYGKPEFVKDFREIIKVAPNGQYTIENKNFVERFGPKRLRHEEFTAHHFNIAHSLQLVLEETLLELTDWLKKETGEQNLCMAGGVALNCVANARIRDKGAFQNIWVQPASGDDGTALGAALWVDAQQRKATTRDFVMEHCYWGPEYTDAEIERWLKLWKVPYRKLNNIAEETADILMQDKIIGWYQGRMEFGPRALGSRSILASPISPAMQQRLNEVKDREDFRPVAPVVLEEEAGNWFENASYSPFMLFIYDVKPEKADQIPAVRHTDGTARIQTVNERQHKNYYDLLKAFQRKTGVPVLVNTSFNTLGKPIVCTPRDAVECFWSSPFDALIIGSFVIEK
- the glgB gene encoding 1,4-alpha-glucan branching protein GlgB, whose protein sequence is MAKQPKKTKPVSLPGSAETETTPETTANSSAENTEIFPKSKPVKAKSASSGKKRGWAEKETFPESEPVKVAKAAKRKSKADAELPAEISVTELITEIAKKKKGKTVKADLPVIPETAASPAPLTITLNPVEAYSRFTEFDIDLFKGGKHYKLYEKLGSHVVEHRGVIGTYFAVWAPNAQYVSVIGNFNGWNRAAHPLNHRWDASGIWEGFIPNIGNGEVYKYFLNSSQGEDLEKGDPYALRWEEPPQTASIVADTYYEWSDGDWMANRYQHNALDKPYSVYEVHLGSWARDNESPDAFYTYNQIADKLVPYVKDMGFTHVEFMPIMEHPYYPSWGYQVTGYYAATSRYGTPQQLMQLIERFHQEGIGVILDWVPSHFPGDAHALYNFDGTHLYEHADVRQGYHPDWTSYIFNYGRNEVKSFLISNALFWLDRYHADGLRVDGVASMLYLDYSRKHDEWVPNIFGGNHNLEAIEFLKEFNMAVYGNFPDVQTIAEESTSFTGVSRPVYSGGLGFGMKWMMGWMHDTIGYFKQDPVYRKYHHEELTFSLIYAFTENFMLPFSHDEVVYGKGSMLTKMPGDEWQRYANLRLMYSYMFTHPGTKLLFMGAEFGQNAEWSFSKSLDWWVTQFDCHAGMQETVKALNRLYRSEPALYEKGFSAEGFEWIDGGNVEDSIFVYLRKGNNEANGLVVALNMTPNVRYDYRIGVPLAGEWQEVFNSDEKKYWGSGVGNPHPLNAEGTAWHGRENSISVTLPPLGVTVFKRR
- a CDS encoding outer membrane lipoprotein carrier protein LolA — its product is MKKIFAYLILIAMPASAAFAQQDAQAKSILNGVSQKYRSYNTVKSDFTINIQSPQDKVNQTQSGTLYTQAKTNKYKLTVYGNTAKTAVAQEITSDGKTLWTYLPREKEVQVNDVKNNTEGLNPAQVFTIYEKGYKYIYTGLQKQGGKSYQAIELTPVDAKQNIFKVKLLIDAAKKQIYSAQMFDKNGSRYLYTINSLTPNSAIGADVFTYNVKAHPGVEVVDLR
- a CDS encoding EcsC family protein → MTIYEQQAHIELQFWQHRMQKKPSLTDKLSKTVQSKINEYIPEKVHQAITVAIEKMIKAVLFGAKYTTGDVPAQDMLLQMREVLVRQKIENYQKTATVEGAITGAGGFLLGLADFPLLLSIKLKLLFEIAALYGHNVKDYKERLYILYIFQLAFSSQQRRNEIYQLVAEWQGYSGSLPNDVAEFDWRIFQQEYRDYIDLAKMAQLLPVIGAAVGAIANYRLINQLGATAMNCYRMRHMSPLQIIKQ